Within Candidatus Eisenbacteria bacterium, the genomic segment CCCCCCGCCGTGAAACGGATGACAGCGCAGCACGCGCCGCGCCGCCAGGACGCCGCCGCGCGCCCAGCCGTGCCTCTGCACGGCATCGAGCGCGAACGCGGAGCAGGAGGGATGGAACCGGCAGGAAGCAGGAATGAGTGGAGACACGCAGAACCGGTAGAAGCGAATCAGAAGGATCAAGGCCGTCTTCACGGGCGCGTTCCCTCTTGTCGGGGCGGCCGCGCGGAGACGAGCCCCGCCCGCTCGAGCAGGACCCGCATCTCGTCCGCGACCTCCAC encodes:
- the yidD gene encoding membrane protein insertion efficiency factor YidD, with amino-acid sequence MKTALILLIRFYRFCVSPLIPASCRFHPSCSAFALDAVQRHGWARGGVLAARRVLRCHPFHGGGYDPVP